A region of the Stieleria neptunia genome:
CGCGCGGGCCCTGATGACCGATCCGAAGTTGTTGTTGGCCGACGAGCCGACGGGCAACTTGGACACCGAGACCGGACAAGAGATTCTGCGTCTACTGGCGGATCTGAAAGAGCGCGACAACCTGACGATCTTGATGATCACCCACGATGACGAGATCGCCGCCTCGGCCGACGTGTGTTGGCGGATGCAAGACGGATTGATTCACAGCGAACCGGGCGTGCACGAAACGCCAGCCTTCGCCACCCACGCTGCCTAGAACGGATTGCCTGCCAGCGGGCAGCGTCATTTCCTTGTTCCCAGGATCCTGGCTGGGAACACGCTGCGATGGAGGCTCCGGCCTCCTGGCGGGCAATGGGGGTCGCCGGCGGAGCCGTCGCGGGTGGCAAGCAGGATGCTTACCCCACTCCTTGCCGTCGCGGGTGGCAAGCAGGATGCTTACCCCACTCCTTGCCGACGCGGGTGGCAAGCAGGATGCTTACCCCACTCCTTGCCGTCGTGGGTGGCAAGCAGGATGCTTACCCCATTGGGCTCATGCCACCGAGCGGTACAGTGATTCGGCGTTGGCTTTGTCCAGCGGCACCGGGTTGAAGGTGCCGGTCCATTGCTTGAGCGCTTCTTCGACAAAACTCTCGATCCCACTGGCGGGGATTTTCAACGCATTCAAGCTGGTCGCCAGGTCGGCCTGCTCCAGCCAGCGGGTGACCATCGATGCCAGCCGGTCGGGCGCCTCCGATTCGGTCACCGTCGGATCCACGTCACGCAGCAGTTCGGCGTACCAGTCGGGATGCTGTTGGCCGTTGAGCCGAATGACGGCGGGCAACATCAACCCGACCGCTTGGCCGTGCGTGATGTCGTGCCGTGCGGTCAGCGGATTGGCGGTCGCATGGGCGGCACCGAGCATCGAGGTTTCGATCGCCATCCCGGCGAAACACGCACCGAGTTGCATCTGGCTGCGGGCGTCGAGGTCATCGGGGGCTTCCAGCACCCGCGAAAACCCTTCGGCCAACAACCCGAAGGCGCGGCGCGAATAGGTGATCGACATCGGATTGCGTCGATTGGTGACATAGGTTTCGATGGCGTGTGAAATCGCGTCGATGCCCGTCAATGCCGTCACACTGCGAGGCAGGGTCAGCGTCAGTTCCGGATCGAGCAAGGCGATCTTGCAGGCGGCCTTGGGATCGCCGCACGCCATTTTGACGTGGGTCTCGGTGTCGCTGATCAAGGCGAACGACTGGGCCTCGCTGCCGGTGCCGCTGGTCGTCGGCACGGCGATCATCGGCAACATGTCCGCGGTGGCTTTGCCGACCCCGTGGTAATCGTGAATCGTGCCGCCGCCGGAGTAC
Encoded here:
- a CDS encoding iron-containing alcohol dehydrogenase is translated as MPPFDATTRTRIVFGQGVFSRLGELAAGFRPKCVLVVSDSGLVNAGHFGHAVDHLRAAGLHVESFHDFAENPTCAMVDAGVAKAAEVKPDLLIGLGGGSSMDCCKGINFVYSGGGTIHDYHGVGKATADMLPMIAVPTTSGTGSEAQSFALISDTETHVKMACGDPKAACKIALLDPELTLTLPRSVTALTGIDAISHAIETYVTNRRNPMSITYSRRAFGLLAEGFSRVLEAPDDLDARSQMQLGACFAGMAIETSMLGAAHATANPLTARHDITHGQAVGLMLPAVIRLNGQQHPDWYAELLRDVDPTVTESEAPDRLASMVTRWLEQADLATSLNALKIPASGIESFVEEALKQWTGTFNPVPLDKANAESLYRSVA